From Acidovorax sp. 1608163:
TCGTTGCTGCCCAGCTCCAGCACGGCGCTGGGCGCAAAGCCAAGCTGGCGCAAGTGCGCATCGGTGGCCATGCGCGTGCCCGAGCCTTTCTCCCGCAAGATGAAGCGCTCGGCCTGCAACTGATCAATGTGGACGCGCTTTTTGGCGGCCAGCCGATGGCCTGCGGGGGCGATGAGGACCAGCGGGTTGGGCATGAGGATATGGTCTTCCAGCGGCAGATCGCCCGGCGGCATCGACATCACGTAGAGATCGTCCTGGTTGGCACGCAGACGGGTGATGACGTGGTCGCGGTTGAGCACTTCAAGCGAGATGTCGATGTGCGGATGCAGCTTGCAAAAGCTGCCCAGCAAGCGCGGCACAAAGTATTTGGCGGTGCTGACCACGGCCACCTTCAGGCGCCCGCTGGTCAACCCCTTGGCGCCTGAAACGCGCTGCTCAAACGCATCCCACTCGCCCGCAATGGCGCGCGCTGTGCGCGCCAGGGCTTGCCCCGCCTCTGTGAGGTGCACGCGGCGCGACACCACCTCGTACAAGGGCAGGCCCACGGCCTGCGTCACCTCGCGCAGCTGCATGGACGCCGTGGGCTGCGTGACATGCATGACCTTGGCGGCGGCACTGACGCTGCCGGTCTCAGCCAGAGCCAGGAAAAGTCGCAGTTGGCGAAAAGTGATGTTCATAGATTTTTATCTATACATAACTGCATTTAAATCGATTTTACTTTGCACTGAGACGTCCCTAGCATCGGGTTTCTGCCATCGTTTCGGAGAAGAAAAATGCAAAGCCTGCTGGACCCCGCGATCTTGTTCTTTGCCCTGGGGGTGTTTGCGGGCCTGGTGCGATCCAACCTGGAAATGCCCGCAGCCATTTCCAAATTTCTGTCGATTTACCTGCTCATGGCACTGGGTTTGAAAGGCGGCTTTGCGCTGGCGGCATCGGGCTTTACACCCAGCGTGGCCAGCAGCCTGGGGCTGGCCGTGCTGCTCGCGGTGGTTGTGCCCCTGGTGGGCTATGCACTGCTGCGGCGCGTGTTGTCGGGCTTTAACGCCGCAGCCGTGGCGGCGACATATGGATCGGTGAGCGCGGTGACTTTTGTGACCGCCACGCAGTACCTGGAGGCACAACACATCGCCTACGGCGGCTACATGGCCGCCGCGATGGCGTTGATGGAATCACCCGCCATCATCCTGGCGGTGCTGCTGGCCAATGCGCTGCGGCAACAGCAGGCAGTGGCCACCACGCAAGTGGTGGGCATGACCGCCAGCGGCGCGGCCACCCTGGGCGTTGCGGGCATGGGCAGCGGTGGCGCTCATCTGGGCAACAAGGGGCCCCACAACCTGTCTGTCGGCAAGATCCTGCACGAGTCGTTCACCGACGGCACGCAACTGCTGCTGCTCGGTGCCATGGTGATTGGCCTGGTGACGGGCGATGCGGGCAAGGCGGCCATGCAACCGTTTTCGGGCGATTTGTTCAAGGGCATGCTGTGCCTGTTCTTGCTGGACATGGGACTGTCTACCGCGCGCAACTTGCCTGCGGTGCGCAAACAGTCGCCCTGGCTGCTGGCGTACGCGGTGCTGGCGCCCATCACCCACGCTACCTTGGCCCTGGGACTGGCATGGCTGGCCGCAGTACCGGCGGGCGATGCGGTGCTGCTGATGGTGTTGGGGGCCAGCGCGTCGTACATCGCCGTGCCAGCCGTGGTGCGCTATGCGATCCCGGAGGCCGACCCTTCGCTGTACGTCAGCCTCTCACTGGGGGTGACGTTTCCGCTCAACATCGTGGTGGGCATACCGGCGTATACCCAGGCGGTGCAGAGGCTCTGGGGTGGATAGCACAGGCGGTATGGCGCGCAGTCAAAACGCTATTACTTCCGTAGCATCTAGCGCTTTATCCATAGGCGATAGCGGCATATTTTCCTGATTAGCTACTTGCCTCAGATATCACTCCATCCGTTCGGGCTGAGCCCGTCGAAGCCAGGGCGTGCCGCGTGCGTGCAAGGCTTCGACAGGCTCAGCCCGAACGGGTGGGGACGAGAAGGCGTCTGAGGTAGGTCGCCAATCAGGCATATTTTCCCTAGAGTACCGTCCACACCCCTGCGACGCAGAACAGCATGCACTGGGCCTTGCGGACATGCACCCCAGCGGCTGTGCAAATCAGCGCAGCGATGTGCGTCACGCGCCAAGAAACCGCCAGCGTAGTCTCCACGCGCACCATCTGGCGCGCTAACGCCTGAGGGTCGTTTGGTATCTACGGCTCATGTTCTGAACAATCAAGTGTGCCCAGCTTTCTCCGTCCTGGCATTGCTGCCGAGATCAGGTTGGAGGGGTGGGCGGCCACTGGTTGACTGGTACCCGCCGCTATCGGCAATGCGGCCAAACAGCCGGTTGTCCACAAAAAGCCGCGCCGTCCAGGCTGACTCGTTTCGTTCATGCGCTTTCCTCTGGTGCTTCACGCTTCAATGGGCCGATCGCGCCATCGGTATGCCGCCTGGCCCGCAGCCAAAGCACATCGCTATCGCGGCTTGGGGCTGAGACCCTGATCAAAGCCGCTGCCAACGCGGGGCATCGTGACGCCAGGTCTGGAGATTGGTTTCGTACAGGCACAGCGCATTCCCATCATTGGGGATCGCTTTTGAAAACGTCCCGCGCCACGCCCACCGCCGTCACCGCGTTGGGCCATCCGGCATAAAACGCCAGCTGCGTCACGGCCTCGACCAGTTCTGCTTCGGTCACCCCGTTGCGGCGCGCCAAGGCCATGTGCGAGCGAAGCTGGTCGGGGCGATTCATCGCAATGAGCGCGCTGACGGTGACCAGGCTTCGGTCTCGCGGCGAAAGGCCTGGCCGGGCCCAGACGTCCCCAAAGAGCACGTCATCGGTC
This genomic window contains:
- a CDS encoding sodium-dependent bicarbonate transport family permease; this encodes MQSLLDPAILFFALGVFAGLVRSNLEMPAAISKFLSIYLLMALGLKGGFALAASGFTPSVASSLGLAVLLAVVVPLVGYALLRRVLSGFNAAAVAATYGSVSAVTFVTATQYLEAQHIAYGGYMAAAMALMESPAIILAVLLANALRQQQAVATTQVVGMTASGAATLGVAGMGSGGAHLGNKGPHNLSVGKILHESFTDGTQLLLLGAMVIGLVTGDAGKAAMQPFSGDLFKGMLCLFLLDMGLSTARNLPAVRKQSPWLLAYAVLAPITHATLALGLAWLAAVPAGDAVLLMVLGASASYIAVPAVVRYAIPEADPSLYVSLSLGVTFPLNIVVGIPAYTQAVQRLWGG
- a CDS encoding LysR family transcriptional regulator, with the protein product MNITFRQLRLFLALAETGSVSAAAKVMHVTQPTASMQLREVTQAVGLPLYEVVSRRVHLTEAGQALARTARAIAGEWDAFEQRVSGAKGLTSGRLKVAVVSTAKYFVPRLLGSFCKLHPHIDISLEVLNRDHVITRLRANQDDLYVMSMPPGDLPLEDHILMPNPLVLIAPAGHRLAAKKRVHIDQLQAERFILREKGSGTRMATDAHLRQLGFAPSAVLELGSNEAIKESVEGQLGVSIVSRHALGAHHEGLAVLNVQGFPIQSQWHLVWPKGKQLSPIAQVFKGHLMEEAAGWMEGR